The Thunnus thynnus chromosome 22, fThuThy2.1, whole genome shotgun sequence genome includes a window with the following:
- the kcnk7 gene encoding potassium channel, subfamily K, member 7 codes for MAQLMSSLGLLCQINAFTFLLLSYILFVVLGGLVFTAVEMPVEKELKVEVEELHRLFLQENPCVQERRLSELLEKVLSAHQSDVAVLKADADESDYDFTSSLYFVIVTLTTMGSDSYSPKSDEAKLFCIFYCTLGIPLTLFLLTLLSNLLLPVLTDAPVHHLHTHWALPYTRATIIHATLLSVLVVSLLFLLPALLVCVVEPEWSFLDALFFCFLILSTVGQGGNSVGRSWSPAAKETLNLLTTCYLLVGLVVLITFKETLLQVPQVRAVIRLFAGVQYAELEGVNLNELTLSEENCEEEPQYFSSICTISSTPLELMTPCSDPQRSTPSTLQTT; via the exons ATGGCCCAGCTCATGTCTTCACTGGGGTTGTTGTGCCAGATCAATGCGTTTACCTTCCTGCTTCTCAGCTACATCCTCTTTGTCGTGCTGGGAGGTCTGGTGTTCACAGCGGTGGAGATGCCGGTGGAGAAGGAGCTGaaagtggaggtggaggagctgcATCGCCTCTTCCTGCAGGAGAACCCCTGCGTGCAGGAGCGCAGGCTGAGTGAGCTGCTGGAGAAAGTTCTCTCTGCTCACCAGAGTGATGTAGCTGTTCTGAAGGCTGATGCTGACGAGAGCGACTACGACTTCACCTCGTCACTCTACTTTGTGATTGTTACTCTGACCACCATGG gtTCTGACTCTTACTCTCCCAAATCAGATGAAGCCAAGCTCTTCTGTATCTTCTACTGCACCCTGGGGATCCCCCTCACCCTGttcctcctcaccctcctctccaacctcctcctccccgtCCTCACCGATGCCCCTGTGCACCATCTACACACTCACTGGGCCCTGCCCTACACCCGGGCCACCATCATCCACGCCACCCTCCTCTCAGTGCTGGTTGTAtccctccttttccttctccCCGCTCTCCTGGTGTGTGTGGTGGAGCCGGAGTGGAGCTTCCTGGACgctctcttcttctgctttctCATCCTGAGCACCGTCGGTCAGGGAGGAAACTCTGTGGGGAGAAGCTGGAGCCCAGCGGCCAAGGAGACACTCAATCTCCTCACCACAT GTTACCTGCTGGTGGGCCTGGTGGTGCTCATCACCTTCAAGGAGACTCTCCTGCAGGTTCCCCAGGTCCGTGCGGTGATCAGGCTCTTTGCTGGTGTGCAGTATGCAGAGCTGGAAGGTGTCAATCTCAACGAACTGACACTGAGTGAAGAAAATTGTGAAGAGGAGCCTCAGTACTTCTCGTCTATCTGTACCATCTCCTCCACTCCCTTAGAACTGATGACCCCTTGTTCAGACCCCCAGAGATCCACACCCTCAACTCTCCAAACCACCTGA